One Leguminivora glycinivorella isolate SPB_JAAS2020 chromosome 15, LegGlyc_1.1, whole genome shotgun sequence genomic window, AACGCCTGGGAGGTCCAATGATATTACGTCGGAGCCATTATTATTGTAATAGCgaaatgacattttaattttttctttctGCTTCTCGGCAGGCAAGCATGATCGCGTGATAAACTATATAAcgccaggccgtccttttcgcactatttgtcaGTGCAACaaggacgcaccgatgcgacaaagtttatccaactagtgttcACCTCTTTTCCTTTGTCGTCGGCATGTTCTCTCAGCGTATCTGCCGGCCTagtcaaagtgacaatcgtcAACGCTCCGCGTGTTACCGTTCGGAGCTTGAGGTAGTCGCTCGGACTAGACTGGGTGTAGcctagtgtgtgtgtgtgtggacaTGGACATGGACATGGACATGTGTGCGGTCAGCAGCGGTGTACCTGGTCCTGCTGGTAGGCGGGCGGGTACTGCTGGTAGGAGGAGTAGTCGGCGGAGGAGGACTTGCTGAGCGCGGCCGCGGAGGAGAGCGCGCCCGTGAGcgccggcgcgccgccgccgccgccgcgcccgtaCATCTCGCCGCCCTCCGACAGCGGCACGTACGAACCTGCATCACACAAATATCATAAACGACATTCCAAAAACACGATACggaataaaacttatattttagaCCCGACCGTAACATAAACACTGTCAGGCCAATAATacatctttattttaattagaACGCCTAAAAATCATTTCTTAGCAACCACCTGTGTCCGTTTTACGTTAAATAAAGTCGTCAATGCGTCATACACTACATTATAATAGTAGAATAATAATTAGAAATCCTGGCATGAGCACTATGCTCACTTCTTAATCTGTAATGTTATGGCCCAGCAACTAGTTCAGAAGTGGGATGGAGACTCTCAACGCCCACCCTGCGATCTTCCTAATCTGCGAACTCTGTAATGTTATGGCCCAACACTCATTTAGAAATGGAATGGGCCTTGCAACTCGCTATATCGTTGACGCAACTCGCTATCAAGGCCTGTCCTGACCTGGGCTATCATTTTCCTATTCTGTAATGTTTAATGTTACGGCCCAGCAATAGTTCACAAGTGGTATGGGGCCTCGCAACTCGCTATCGACACTCACCGGAGGCGGTGGAGTTCGAGTTTTGTCCGTTCCAGGAGGAGGCCGCCGCGCCCGAGCCGCTGTAGCCGGCTGCACAAACACCGCCCGTTAGCCACCCCAAGGTTTACGCACGAACAGACCGAGTCTAGGCGAGAATCTAGTGCTTGTTGCTAAGTCTACTCCGCTTGACTAAACAATATGGCAATCAAAATCTAAAGACTATCCAAATTTTAGTTACTTTAGGCCTGAGCCCTAGATTAATACTAAAATGGCAAATGAGTTTAGCCAAAGATTCCCATAGTAAGAACGGGCACCGTGAGGCAACTTTCTTAGTGTGCTACGGGACTGATAAGATTGGGAACCTCTGAGTTAAATAAACTACGactatcactattatttttgtatttcataTAATAAAAACTCTTGAAATGTACATTCTATTCACAGCGCGTAAAAAATCTCAGTCCCACGcacatttttaaataattgcAGAGACATTTATGCATCTGATTGGCATTCACCCATGTAATTTTTCACACATTAGAATAGTTCACTAACACGAAGCATATAGAAATAGCCTGCGGCCTACTCGTGCGTAAAACCGTGGACGTTGCCTCCCAACTACGAGCATTATTCTGTCGCAAACCTTTTAGACTTTCAGCTCAATGGAACTGAAGCATATGCGGATTTGCGTTGCTTTCCCACAAACATCTGAACGTACCGACGGCGATTTAGACGCGGCACTGCCTGGATGTGGACTAATTCAACGTTCAAATTAGAATCTCTTGAAATCAAAGTCAAATTATCGATTTTTTTATGGGCGCGAGCTTAGCTTATTTTTCTTGGCTTCGTCTCCCAAGTGTCGCCATAAAAACCTTTAGTCTAATAGTTTCCATAAAGTTGTTGAgttagagcggtttcgcacTACATCCGATCGGAATAAGATATGTAGTAGCCGTATAACTATTtctatcttatacttttaaacgagcaattcttgtatatttatttatttatttatatatatatttatttacactgacgatctcggaaaccgctctaacgatttcgcagaaatttgttatgtggggggtttttgggggtgaaaaatcggtctaacttatccttaggtcccggaaaacgcgaattttcgagttttcatgagtttttcttcgcgcgccatctcgtgtgcagtagttgtactgttaagacagaattctttcggttgatgtaagtactatttattgcaaacactagatggcgacacaggcgacaaggctaaaacgaatagaaaaatacactatttgagtttttgtggcaaaatgcgcgccatctcgtgtggagtagttgtgttgttaaggctgagaattctttcgctcgatgtaggtactattcatttttgaactagatggcgacacatgtcaaggatacgaaacagaaccgagcgaagctcggttgcccagatattggtCATTAAATACCGCACTAGATCCGATATCCGTTATCCTATTTTTTCTGTCATTCTTCGGAACAAGTGCGTAAATTACCTTACAAATAATTCTACGGCTACgacggatcttattttcacggatTCGGACCGGACGGAGTGCAAACTCGCTTTtacggtaatttttttttgtgtggtgTTCAGCAGGCTATGTTTCCTAGAGGGCTTAAAGATTCTTACCGTGATTCTTGACCGAGACGTGTCGAACGTGCGATCCTAACGCTGTCATCACGTCTGACATGTCCTCAGGTATATTATACGATAACAACCCTATGTATAGCgcagggttcgaggatatatatccgatatataatgtatatcggatatatatccagcgaggttcgacgatatatatcaatgaatataaatatccgatatttaccATTTGgttataaatattgcaatacaaaaatggtttaaaaaatgtaatattgttaaaaatatgttttttttttgtgtttgttactgtttttctactaaatgttgTTTTTAGTAGAAATTTCCTATCTAAagttgtattcataaataattcaATAATAATTGCCTtacatacaaaatggatatatatcaaagttgatatatatccgatatttataataaatatcggatattttcgaagCCAGGTAGAGCGACAAGAGTAGAGCGGTGGTGGGTGGTGGGTGGTGGTACTGACCGTAGCTGCCGTAGCCCTGCGCGGGCGGCTGCGTGTGCTGCGAGTAGTTGTTGTTGGCGGGCCAGGCGGGCGCGTGCGGCGGCGCCTGCTGGGGGGGCGCGCCCCAGCCCTGGTACGAGCCCGGCCCCGCCGCGGTGGTGGGTGGTGGTGGTGGGTGGTGGACTGGTGGTACTGACCGTAGCTGCCGTAGCCCTGCGCGGGCGGCTGCGTGTGCTGCGAGTAGTTGTTGTTGGCGGGCCAGGCGGGCGCGTGCGGCGGCGCCTGCTGGGGGGGCGCGCCCCAGCCCTGGTACGAGCCCGGCCCCGCCGCGGTGGTGGGTGGTGGTGGTGGGTGGTGGACTGGTGGTACTGACCGTAGCTGCCGTAGCCCTGCGCGGGCGGCTGCGTGTGCTGCGAGTAGTTGTTGTTGGCGGGCCAGGCGGGCGCGTGCGGCGGCGCCTGCTGGGGGGGCGCGCCCCAGCCCTGGTACGAGCCCGGCCCCGCCGCGGTGGTGGGTGGTGGTGGTGGGTGGTGGACTGGTGGTACTGACCGTAGCTGCCGTAGCCCTGCGCGGGCGGCTGCGTGTGCTGCGAGTAGTTGTTGTTGGCGGGCCAGGCGGGCGCGTGCGGCGGCGCCTGCTGGGGGGGCGCGCCCCAGCCCTGGTACGAGCCCGGCCCCGCCGCGGTGGTGGGTGGTGGTGGTGGGTGGTGGACTGGTGGTACTGACCGTAGCTGCCGTAGCCCTGCGCGGGCGGCTGCGTGTGCTGCGAGTAGTTGTTGTTGGCGGGCCAGGCGGCGCCTGCTGGGGGGGCGCGCCCCAGCCCTGGTACGAGCCCGGGCCCGCCGCGGTGGTGGGTGGTGGTGGTGGGTGGTGGACTGGTGGTACTGACCGTAGCTGCCGTAGCCCTGCGCGGGCGGCTGCGTGTGCTGCGAGTAGTTGTTGTTGGCGGGCCAGGCGGGCGCGTGCGGCGGCGCCTGCTGGGGGGGCGCGCCCCAGCCCTGGTACGAGCCCGGCCCCGCCGCGGTGGTGGGTGGTGGTGGTGGGTGGTGGTCTGGTGGTACTGACCGTAGCTGCCGTAGCCCTGCGCGGGCGGCTGCGTGTGCTGCGAGTAGTTGTTGTTGGCGGGCCAGGCGGGCGCGTGCGGCGGCGCCTGCTGGGGGGGCGCGCCCCAGCCCTGGTACGAGCCCGGCCCCGCCGCGGTGGTGGGTGGTGGTGGTGGGTGGTGGACTGGTGGTACTGACCGTAGCTGCCGTAGCCCTGCGCGGGCGGCTGCGTGTGCTGCGAGTAGTTGTTGTTGGCGGGCCAGGCGGGCGCGTGCGGCGGCGCCTGCTGGGGGGGCGCGCCCCAGCCCTGGTACGAGCCCGGCCCCGCCGCGGTGGTGGGTGGTGGTGGTGGGTGGTGGACTGGTGGTACTGACCGTAGCTGCCGTAGCCCTGCGCGGGCGGCTGCGTGTGCTGCGAGTAGTTGTTGTTGGCGGGCCAGGCGGGCGCGTGCGGCGGCGCCTGCTGGGGGGGCGCGCCCCAGCCCTGGTACGAGCCCGGCCCCGCCGCGGTGGTGGGTGGTGGTGGTGGGTGGTGGACTGGTGGTACTGACCGTAGCTGCCGTAGCCCTGCGCGGGCGGCTGCGTGTGCTGCGAGTAGTTGTTGTTGGCGGGCCAGGCGGGCGCGTGCGGCGGCGCCTGCTGGGGGGGCGCGCCCCAGCCCTGGTACGAGCCCGGCCCCGCCGCGGTGGTGGGTGGTGGTGGTGGGTGGTGGACTGGTGGTACTGACCGTAGCTGCCGTAGCCCTGCGCGGGCGGCTGCGTGTGCTGCGAGTAGTTGTTGTTGGCGGGCCAGGCGGGCGCGTGCGGCGGCGCCTGCTGGGGGGGCGCGCCCCAGCCCTGGTACGAGCCCGGCCCCGCCGCGGTGGTGGGTGGTGGTGGTGGGTGGTGGACTGGTGGTACTGACCGTAGCTGCCGTAGCCCTGCGCGGGCGGCTGCGTGTGCTGCGAGTAGTTGTTGTTGGCGGGCCAGGCGGGCGCGTGCGGCGGCGCCTGCTGGGGGGGCGCGCCCCAGCCCTGGTACGAGCCCGGCCCCGCCGCGGTGGTGGGTGGTGGTGGTGGGTGGTGGACTGGTGGTACTGACCGTAGCTGCCGTAGCCCTGCGCGGGCGGCTGCGTGTGCTGCGAGTAGTTGTTGTTGGCGGGCCAGGCGGGCGCGTGCGGCGGCGCCTGCTGGGGGGGCGCGCCCCAGCCCTGGTACGAGCCCGGCCCCGCCGCGGTGGTGGGTGGTGGTGGTGGGTGGTGGACTGGTGGTACTGACCGTAGCTGCCGTAGCCCTGCGCGGGCGGCTGCGTGTGCTGCGAGTAGTTGTTGTTGGCGGGCCAGGCGGGCGCGTGCGGCGGCGCCTGCTGGGGGGGCGCGCCCCAGCCCTGGTACGAGCCCGGCCCCGCCGCGGTGGTGGGTGGTGGTGGTGGGTGGTGGACTGGTGGTACTGACCGTAGCTGCCGTAGCCCTGCGCGGGCGGCTGCGTGTGCTGCGAGTAGTTGTTGTTGGCGGGCCAGGCGGGCGCGTGCGGCGGCGCCTGCTGGGGGGGCGCGCCCCAGCCCTGGTACGAGCCCGGCCCCGCCGCGGTGGTGGGTGGTGGTGGTGGGTGGTGGACTGGTGGTACTGACCGTAGCTGCCGTAGCCCTGCGCGGGCGGCTGCGTGTGCTGCGAGTAGTTGTTGTTGGCGGGCCAGGCGGGCGCGTGCGGCGGCGCCTGCTGGGGGGGCGCGCCCCAGCCCTGGTACGAGCCCGGCCCCGCCGCGGTGGTGGGTGGTGGTGGTGGGTGGTGGACTGGTGGTACTGACCGTAGCTGCCGTAGCCCTGCGCGGGCGGCTGCGTGTGCTGCGAGTAGTTGTTGTTGGCGGGCCAGGCGGGCGCGTGCGGCGGCGCCTGCTGGGGGGGCGCGCCCCAGCCCTGGTACGAGCC contains:
- the LOC125233784 gene encoding trithorax group protein osa-like isoform X7; this translates as MRMNPDMDDDEKGKLFVGGLSWETSQENLQRYFSRYGDVIDCVVMKNSESGRSRGFGFVTFAEPSLVNVVLQNGPHQLDGRTIDPKPCNPRTLQKPKRGGGYPKVFLGGLPSNITETDLRVFFGRYGKVMEVVIMYDQEKKKSRGFGFLSFEEEMSVERVTQEHFINLNGKQVEIKRAEPRDGSGKLGSGGMGGGMSAPGDAPAAGQWGPPAAAPINMIQGHNGQMGGPPINMPMAGPNIMQGYQGWGTSPGQTSYAGYGAAGGAAGPGSYQGWGAPPQQAPPHAPAWPANNNYSQHTQPPAQGYGSYGQYHQSTTHHHHPPPRRGRARTRAGARPPSRRRRTRPPGPPTTTTRSTRSRPRRATAATVSTTSPPPTTTTHHRGGAGLVPGLGRAPPAGAAARARLARQQQLLAAHAAARAGLRQLRSVPPVHHPPPPPTTAAGPGSYQGWGAPPQQAPPHAPAWPANNNYSQHTQPPAQGYGSYGQYHQSTTHHHHPPPRRGRARTRAGARPPSRRRRTRPPGPPTTTTRSTRSRPRRATAATVSTTSPPPTTTTHHRGGAGLVPGLGRAPPAGAAARARLARQQQLLAAHAAARAGLRQLRSVPPVHHPPPPPTTAAGPGSYQGWGAPPQQAPPHAPAWPANNNYSQHTQPPAQGYGSYGQYHQSTTHHHHPPPRRGRARTRAGARPPSRRRRTRPPGPPTTTTRSTRSRPRRATAATVSTTSPPPTTTTHHRGGAGLVPGLGRAPPAGAAARARLARQQQLLAAHAAARAGLRQLRSVPPVHHPPPPPTTAAGPGSYQGWGAPPQQAPPHAPAWPANNNYSQHTQPPAQGYGSYGQYHQSTTHHHHPPPRRGRARTRAGARPPSRRRRTRPPGPPTTTTRSTRSRPRRATAATVSTTSPPPTTTTHHRGGAGLVPGLGRAPPAGAAARARLARQQQLLAAHAAARAGLRQLRSVPPVHHPPPPPTTAAGPGSYQGWGAPPQQAPPHAPAWPANNNYSQHTQPPAQGYGSYGQYHQSTTHHHHPPPRRGRARTRAGARPPSRRRRTRPPGPPTTTTRSTRSRPRRATAATVSTTSPPPTTTTHHRGGAGLVPGLGRAPPAGAAARARLARQQQLLAAHAAARAGLRQLRSVPPVHHPPPPPTTAAGPGSYQGWGAPPQQAPPHAPAWPANNNYSQHTQPPAQGYGSYGSYVPLSEGGEMYGRGGGGGAPALTGALSSAAALSKSSSADYSSYQQYPPAYQQDQGSSYGGSARAYSSEYHASAPPPAQQPGDDYEYTGGSGDGYQRSSKRGYHGTSSGSTAASYHPYRR